The Oryzias latipes chromosome 4, ASM223467v1 genome includes a window with the following:
- the depdc1 gene encoding DEP domain-containing protein 1A isoform X2, with protein sequence MSSHIITPGPYRATKLWNEVTRLFRAGMPLKKHRQNFRVYACCFTASSAVDWLHEMLRCNSNFGPDVTRQQTVQLLKKFLKNHVIEDVKGRWGTEDLEDNNILYRFPSTSPLKPIPCLAPATSTIRRRPSLRDKEGFFKFKSVKKHDKESLENVDPALQACHGGQSHLADEQKLQRRELTAEDEQEIWRDITLTHLQRILGVVSLNEVLDPCCINPQNIIHNMTKVNKHGVVALDDKTNDLPHWVLSAMKSLANWPKYDSEQPSYPGFERDVFKTVSDYFYSLPLPLLTFELYELFINVLGVLQPQCERVAIEALQLCTLLLPPASRRKLQLLMRMVSRISQNVDMPRLHPAISTRTLMVHTFSGCILSSAEECDLDELLATRLVSFLMDHQQSIFSVPEYLLNAISDHIQHLRTVQVPVDSVPKPESGEDVCIPVPMYTFCHQISGAEFEEQKLTSSQKAMEELLEILLTDQNISEKDRRKKLKQFQKQYPDIYKRRFASSARENKTDSRPKIKPPLLSIKKSKAFSIRS encoded by the exons ATGAGCTCTCATATAATCACCCCCGGACCGTACAGAGCAACGAAGTTG TGGAATGAGGTGACGCGTTTGTTTCGGGCCGGCATGCCCCTCAAGAAGCATCGCCAAAACTTCAGGGTCTACGCTTGCTGCTTCACCGCCTCTTCTGCTGTGGACTGGCTGCACGAGATGCTCCGCTGCAACAGCAACTTTGGTCCCGATGTCACCAGACAGCAAACGGTTCAACTCCTGAAGAAGTTTCTAAAAAACCATGTGATTGAAGATGTGAAAGGTCGCTGGGGTACAGAGGATCTGGAGGACAACAACATTCTTTACAG ATTTCCTTCCACGTCTCCTTTAAAGCCCATCCCCTGCTTGGCTCCAGCCACCAGTACTATTAGAAGAAGACCTTCACTCAGGGACAAGGAAGGtttctttaaattcaaatccgtaaagaaacatgacaaagaaTCTTTG gaaaatGTAGATCCTGCCCTCCAAGCATGTCATGGTGGCCAGAGTCATCTTGCAGATGAGCAGAAGTTGCAGAGAAGAGAGCTGACAGCAGAGGATGAACAGGAAATCTGGAGAGACATCACCCTGACCCA cttgcaaaggattctgggagTTGTGTCCTTGAATGAGGTCTTGGACCCTTGCTGCATCAATCCACAAAACATCATTCATAACATGACCAAAGTCAACAAACACGGAGTGGTTGCTCTGGATGACAAAACCA ACGACCTTCCTCACTGGGTTTTATCTGCGATGAAAAGTCTGGCCAATT GGCCAAAGTATGACAGCGAGCAGCCCTCCTATCCCGGCTTTGAAAGAGACGTCTTCAAAACGGTGTCTGACTATTTCTACAGCCTTCCACTCCCATTGCTCACATTTGAGCTCTATGAACTGTTTATTAATGTCCTGG GTGTCCTCCAGCCTCAGTGTGAGCGTGTTGCCATTGAGGCTCTGCAGCTTTGCACTCTCCTGCTGCCTCCTGCATCTCgcaggaagctgcagcttctcatgAGGATGGTGTCTCGCATCAGCCAGAATGTGGACATGCCTCGTCTCCATCCTGCAATTAGCACTCGGACGTTG ATGGTTCACACATTTTCAGGCTGTATTCTGAGCAGCGCTGAAGAGTGTGACTTGGATGAGCTGCTGGCTACCAGACTGGTGTCATTTCTAATGGACCACCAGCAGAGTATCTTCTCAGTTCCAGAATACCTGCTCAATGCCATCAGTGACCACATACAGCATCTGCGCACCGTGCAG GTCCCTGTGGATTCTGTTCCCAAACCTGAGAGCGGGGAGGACGTTTGTATTCCAGTGCCCATGTACACATTTTGTCACCAAATAAGCGGCGCTGAGTTTGAAGAGCAAAAGCTAACTTCCTCTCAGAAAGCCatggaggagctgctggagaTCCTGCTTACTGATCAGAACATAAGTGAGAAGGACAGACGCAAGAAGCTGAAGCAG TTCCAAAAGCAGTATCCAGACATTTACAAGCGACGTTTTGCATCCTCGGCACGAGAAAACAAGACGGACAGTAGACCAAAGATCAAGCCTCCCCTCCTCTCCATCAAGAAAAGCAAAGCTTTCAGCATCAGGAgctaa
- the depdc1 gene encoding DEP domain-containing protein 1A isoform X1 has protein sequence MSSHIITPGPYRATKLWNEVTRLFRAGMPLKKHRQNFRVYACCFTASSAVDWLHEMLRCNSNFGPDVTRQQTVQLLKKFLKNHVIEDVKGRWGTEDLEDNNILYRFPSTSPLKPIPCLAPATSTIRRRPSLRDKEGFFKFKSVKKHDKESLENVDPALQACHGGQSHLADEQKLQRRELTAEDEQEIWRDITLTHLQRILGVVSLNEVLDPCCINPQNIIHNMTKVNKHGVVALDDKTNDLPHWVLSAMKSLANWPKYDSEQPSYPGFERDVFKTVSDYFYSLPLPLLTFELYELFINVLVFCGYVTGPSKLQRGKRKNSDFPSVAPPAKSSFRSTECLLLSLLKQGSCDETESPMREVIGRKLQSRLEAEKAGSQLRGSCTSLSTVVSGRPKTRSFSLETILDDSTSFTQQHLFQSNSSLASCSHSDMCRDDTPTITTRENPLALTCDLRTQTFKHEGALTNNGLSGFSSASQRSRALRPQSVGSCLDIVSHTGDKRVNGIRWQGRSTSCLNVNTPANNSSSASHPSFSSHHSFPSSFLPSTTKVQPSGPRPASSTSNVRMLPASAVVRRCQSSMDVSKPPRPISLLIPPVFAPNRNFQLLQTKSEHSVLQPQCERVAIEALQLCTLLLPPASRRKLQLLMRMVSRISQNVDMPRLHPAISTRTLMVHTFSGCILSSAEECDLDELLATRLVSFLMDHQQSIFSVPEYLLNAISDHIQHLRTVQVPVDSVPKPESGEDVCIPVPMYTFCHQISGAEFEEQKLTSSQKAMEELLEILLTDQNISEKDRRKKLKQFQKQYPDIYKRRFASSARENKTDSRPKIKPPLLSIKKSKAFSIRS, from the exons ATGAGCTCTCATATAATCACCCCCGGACCGTACAGAGCAACGAAGTTG TGGAATGAGGTGACGCGTTTGTTTCGGGCCGGCATGCCCCTCAAGAAGCATCGCCAAAACTTCAGGGTCTACGCTTGCTGCTTCACCGCCTCTTCTGCTGTGGACTGGCTGCACGAGATGCTCCGCTGCAACAGCAACTTTGGTCCCGATGTCACCAGACAGCAAACGGTTCAACTCCTGAAGAAGTTTCTAAAAAACCATGTGATTGAAGATGTGAAAGGTCGCTGGGGTACAGAGGATCTGGAGGACAACAACATTCTTTACAG ATTTCCTTCCACGTCTCCTTTAAAGCCCATCCCCTGCTTGGCTCCAGCCACCAGTACTATTAGAAGAAGACCTTCACTCAGGGACAAGGAAGGtttctttaaattcaaatccgtaaagaaacatgacaaagaaTCTTTG gaaaatGTAGATCCTGCCCTCCAAGCATGTCATGGTGGCCAGAGTCATCTTGCAGATGAGCAGAAGTTGCAGAGAAGAGAGCTGACAGCAGAGGATGAACAGGAAATCTGGAGAGACATCACCCTGACCCA cttgcaaaggattctgggagTTGTGTCCTTGAATGAGGTCTTGGACCCTTGCTGCATCAATCCACAAAACATCATTCATAACATGACCAAAGTCAACAAACACGGAGTGGTTGCTCTGGATGACAAAACCA ACGACCTTCCTCACTGGGTTTTATCTGCGATGAAAAGTCTGGCCAATT GGCCAAAGTATGACAGCGAGCAGCCCTCCTATCCCGGCTTTGAAAGAGACGTCTTCAAAACGGTGTCTGACTATTTCTACAGCCTTCCACTCCCATTGCTCACATTTGAGCTCTATGAACTGTTTATTAATGTCCTGG TGTTTTGTGGGTACGTCACGGGTCCAAGTAAGCTTCAGCGAGGGAAGCGAAAGAATTCCGACTTCCCCTCAGTTGCTCCTCCAGCCAAGTCGTCTTTTCGCTCCACCGAGTGTCTCCTGCTGTCCCTGTTGAAGCAGGGCTCCTGCGATGAAACCGAATCGCCCATGAGGGAGGTGATCGGGCGGAAGCTTCAGTCACGACTCGAAGCCGAGAAAGCCGGCAGCCAGTTAAGAGGCAGCTGTACGAGCCTCAGCACAGTTGTTTCCGGGAGACCCAAAACCAGGAGTTTCTCGCTAGAAACCATCCTAGATGACTCCACTTCATTCACGCAGCAACATCTGTTTCAGTCCAACAGCAGCTTAGCATCTTGTTCCCATAGCGACATGTGCCGGGATGACACACCTACTATCACAACCCGAGAAAATCCCTTGGCCTTAACATGCGATTTAAGAACCCAAACTTTTAAACACGAAGGTGCTTTAACCAATAATGGGTTGTCAGGGTTTTCCTCAGCTTCACAAAGGTCGCGCGCCTTGCGACCTCAAAGCGTCGGCAGCTGCCTGGACATTGTTAGCCACACTGGGGACAAAAGGGTCAATGGGATAAGATGGCAGGGTCGATCAACCAGCTGCCTCAACGTGAACACACCTGCAAACAACTCTTCTTCGGCTTCCCATCCTTCCTTCTCTTCCCACCATTCTTTCCCCTCCTCCTTTCTTCCTTCTACAACCAAAGTACAACCCTCTGGGCCCAGACCAGCCTCCAGCACCTCTAACGTCAGGATGCTCCCTGCATCTGCTGTTGTCCGGCGCTGCCAAAGCTCCATGGATGTGTCCAAGCCGCCGCGACCCATTTCCCTGCTCATACCGCCTGTTTTTGCGCCCAACCGAAACTTCCAGCTCCTTCAAACCAAATCTGAGCACA GTGTCCTCCAGCCTCAGTGTGAGCGTGTTGCCATTGAGGCTCTGCAGCTTTGCACTCTCCTGCTGCCTCCTGCATCTCgcaggaagctgcagcttctcatgAGGATGGTGTCTCGCATCAGCCAGAATGTGGACATGCCTCGTCTCCATCCTGCAATTAGCACTCGGACGTTG ATGGTTCACACATTTTCAGGCTGTATTCTGAGCAGCGCTGAAGAGTGTGACTTGGATGAGCTGCTGGCTACCAGACTGGTGTCATTTCTAATGGACCACCAGCAGAGTATCTTCTCAGTTCCAGAATACCTGCTCAATGCCATCAGTGACCACATACAGCATCTGCGCACCGTGCAG GTCCCTGTGGATTCTGTTCCCAAACCTGAGAGCGGGGAGGACGTTTGTATTCCAGTGCCCATGTACACATTTTGTCACCAAATAAGCGGCGCTGAGTTTGAAGAGCAAAAGCTAACTTCCTCTCAGAAAGCCatggaggagctgctggagaTCCTGCTTACTGATCAGAACATAAGTGAGAAGGACAGACGCAAGAAGCTGAAGCAG TTCCAAAAGCAGTATCCAGACATTTACAAGCGACGTTTTGCATCCTCGGCACGAGAAAACAAGACGGACAGTAGACCAAAGATCAAGCCTCCCCTCCTCTCCATCAAGAAAAGCAAAGCTTTCAGCATCAGGAgctaa